A window from Corynebacterium accolens encodes these proteins:
- a CDS encoding P-II family nitrogen regulator, with product MKLVTAVVKPFTLDDIQQALQKLGSPGMTVTEIEGFGQQRGNKEIYRGAQFATSFVPKAKIELIVADDDAEAIVDAIVDAACTGEIGDGKIWIAPVEDVIRVRTGERGEKAI from the coding sequence ATGAAACTCGTAACAGCCGTGGTCAAGCCCTTTACGCTTGATGATATCCAGCAAGCACTACAAAAACTCGGCTCACCGGGCATGACGGTCACCGAAATCGAAGGCTTTGGCCAGCAACGCGGTAACAAGGAAATCTACCGCGGTGCCCAATTCGCCACCTCCTTTGTGCCCAAGGCCAAAATCGAGCTCATCGTGGCAGACGATGACGCCGAAGCGATTGTCGATGCCATCGTCGACGCCGCCTGCACCGGCGAAATCGGCGACGGCAAGATTTGGATCGCACCCGTCGAAGACGTCATCCGCGTTCGCACCGGCGAGCGAGGCGAGAAGGCTATTTAA
- a CDS encoding DUF2871 domain-containing protein, with translation MKALYRAAIFYLVLGLVAGLFYREFTKLQDFPEGEYTQLSVAHTHLLALGFMLFLIFLALEKVFALSRHHQLFNSFFWLYNVGVVLTVGMQISHGILTVLGKESNEMISGIAGLGHIFITVGLTVFLVNLGRAIKEPDAGSANASVNA, from the coding sequence ATGAAGGCTTTGTACAGGGCAGCGATTTTCTACCTCGTCTTGGGCTTGGTCGCCGGCTTGTTTTATCGGGAGTTTACGAAGCTACAAGATTTCCCGGAAGGCGAATATACGCAGCTAAGCGTGGCTCACACCCACTTGCTGGCGCTAGGCTTCATGCTATTCCTTATCTTCTTGGCGTTGGAAAAGGTCTTTGCACTGTCGCGGCACCACCAGCTGTTCAACTCGTTCTTCTGGCTCTACAACGTAGGCGTGGTACTCACCGTCGGCATGCAAATTTCACACGGCATATTGACGGTGTTGGGCAAGGAATCCAATGAGATGATTTCGGGCATCGCCGGGCTGGGCCACATCTTTATCACGGTGGGGCTGACGGTCTTTCTCGTGAATTTGGGCCGGGCCATCAAGGAGCCAGATGCAGGCAGCGCCAATGCTTCGGTGAACGCCTAA
- a CDS encoding transposase, which translates to MFIVSQQRQKYTPEYRREAANLVIESQRPIAHVAKEIGVAPRFAASRRYSGVYFWRC; encoded by the coding sequence ATGTTCATTGTGAGTCAACAACGCCAGAAATACACACCTGAGTATCGACGCGAAGCCGCGAACCTGGTAATCGAATCGCAGCGCCCAATTGCTCATGTAGCGAAAGAAATTGGTGTCGCACCCAGGTTCGCGGCTTCGCGTCGATACTCAGGTGTGTATTTCTGGCGTTGTTGA
- a CDS encoding helix-turn-helix domain-containing protein: protein MHALNFCHAHGVPVIYKAKRVDRRGSQALQLVELVQGGLSVHQAAKTCGMHPTAAYAVAIEAGCISGSVAEFERSIIRERQAEGIAKAKARGVYKGCAKVLDEEQVALARTWVREGIPKAEVARRLDIGRTTLYKYLNQ, encoded by the coding sequence GTGCATGCTTTGAATTTTTGCCATGCTCACGGAGTGCCAGTCATATATAAAGCCAAACGAGTTGATCGCCGCGGTAGCCAGGCTTTACAGCTTGTAGAACTAGTTCAAGGCGGACTTTCGGTACACCAAGCCGCCAAAACGTGTGGAATGCATCCCACCGCTGCGTATGCTGTTGCTATAGAAGCCGGGTGCATATCCGGCAGTGTGGCGGAGTTTGAGCGTTCGATTATTCGTGAGCGTCAGGCCGAAGGTATTGCCAAGGCGAAAGCCCGCGGTGTCTATAAGGGGTGTGCGAAAGTCCTCGACGAGGAACAAGTAGCGCTGGCGCGCACGTGGGTGAGGGAGGGGATTCCGAAAGCAGAGGTTGCCCGCCGCCTCGACATTGGGCGCACCACACTGTATAAGTACCTCAACCAGTAA
- the istA gene encoding IS21 family transposase: protein MQSSRSSQKILARYAILKNARAVADELNVSHNTVLRVVRAHADAPPARGPRPSITDAHRGFIKELITNSGGKIRADVVHEALLDRGFEGSQRTTRRIVATLKQEYRLSSSRRAHQPWVTAPGKWLQYDFGDGPVVDGKKTVLFVAWVAYSRFRVVFALRNRKMTTVLAALDRCFRAIGGVPDFVLTDNEKTVVVGRHASLPEFNPTMESFMSHYRVSIQFCAPADPATKGGVEYAVRLAKDDILPRDTNLVDAYETFGQLEAACQAFMDKINARPHRTTGLVPAEVLREVEAKHLGPLPVDTHPSVFGELRKVPANTPMITYQHAVYSVPEELMGRQVYITEQSSPDVNEVVIYFHDIDGVEEVARHVKGVRGDSRIDPNHFSFQRPEPGHYKVNPRSKLEKDFLAIGPGAEAWLRFGVAHHAPQIKHTMSLFVTLAATRGKWFADDIARAAIDAGLITSTDIEVMADNYPVNALAAKIGTAFNIEGPEPETIEHASNSWDGFYTPTPPETSHHEADEHEEAWF from the coding sequence ATGCAGTCTTCCAGAAGTAGCCAGAAAATTCTGGCTCGCTACGCCATTTTAAAAAATGCGCGTGCTGTCGCCGACGAGCTCAACGTCTCGCACAACACGGTTCTACGCGTGGTGCGCGCTCACGCTGACGCACCGCCAGCGCGTGGGCCACGTCCGTCGATTACGGATGCGCACCGTGGATTCATCAAGGAACTGATCACCAACTCGGGCGGAAAGATCCGCGCCGACGTGGTCCACGAGGCTTTGCTGGACCGTGGTTTTGAAGGAAGCCAGCGCACCACGCGTCGCATCGTCGCGACACTCAAACAGGAATACCGCCTCTCGTCATCGCGGCGCGCACACCAGCCTTGGGTAACCGCACCAGGCAAATGGCTCCAGTACGACTTCGGCGACGGCCCAGTAGTCGATGGCAAGAAGACCGTGCTGTTTGTTGCCTGGGTTGCCTACTCGCGATTCCGCGTCGTCTTTGCCCTGCGTAACCGAAAGATGACTACCGTACTCGCTGCCTTAGACCGGTGCTTTCGGGCTATCGGCGGAGTACCCGACTTTGTGCTCACGGATAATGAGAAAACCGTAGTTGTAGGCCGTCACGCAAGCCTGCCGGAGTTCAATCCGACAATGGAATCGTTCATGTCGCACTACCGCGTTAGTATCCAATTCTGTGCACCGGCAGACCCTGCCACGAAAGGCGGAGTCGAATACGCCGTACGCCTAGCCAAAGACGACATCCTTCCCCGCGATACGAATCTTGTGGACGCCTACGAGACCTTCGGCCAGCTCGAAGCAGCATGCCAGGCATTTATGGACAAGATCAACGCCCGACCACACCGTACAACCGGGCTTGTTCCTGCAGAAGTACTGCGTGAAGTCGAAGCTAAACACCTCGGCCCACTGCCTGTGGACACGCATCCTAGTGTCTTCGGTGAACTGCGGAAAGTGCCGGCGAATACGCCCATGATCACCTACCAGCACGCGGTGTACTCAGTGCCTGAAGAACTCATGGGCCGGCAAGTCTACATCACAGAACAATCCAGCCCAGACGTCAATGAGGTCGTAATCTACTTCCACGACATCGACGGGGTGGAAGAAGTCGCACGCCATGTCAAAGGAGTCCGCGGCGACAGCCGGATTGACCCGAACCATTTCTCCTTCCAGCGGCCTGAGCCTGGCCACTACAAGGTCAATCCTCGCTCGAAACTAGAAAAAGACTTCCTTGCCATCGGACCCGGTGCCGAAGCGTGGCTGCGCTTCGGGGTTGCCCACCACGCACCGCAAATCAAACACACCATGAGTTTGTTCGTCACGCTGGCCGCTACGCGCGGGAAGTGGTTCGCTGATGACATCGCTCGCGCCGCGATCGACGCGGGCCTTATCACCAGCACCGATATCGAAGTCATGGCAGATAACTACCCAGTCAACGCCCTAGCTGCCAAAATCGGCACGGCCTTTAATATCGAGGGCCCAGAACCTGAAACCATCGAACATGCCTCGAACTCCTGGGACGGGTTCTACACACCCACACCACCTGAGACCTCACACCACGAGGCCGACGAGCACGAGGAGGCATGGTTCTAA
- a CDS encoding ATP-binding protein → MSAPNYQLPAGLAAQLTRLRVPGLKSAAIDYLQSCDNDAHRRRLEEFLGTIVEAEALSRAKSALVTRRKNAGLPTGVSFAAWDPARSTIPVERQEHLKALDWVDRHDNLVLCGPQGTGKSMLTEALAVELIKRGKKVKWLTMKNLGQLINRHAADLDPHKGFSKLAKLDLVILDDVGYFDVTVAEANGFLALIEATYQHTSLAITSNSHPSRFADLMPQVRPTQINAAIDRLMHHAIVIQTEGESQRYIDATTKR, encoded by the coding sequence ATGAGCGCACCCAACTACCAGCTTCCCGCAGGGCTTGCCGCACAACTAACCAGGCTTCGAGTACCCGGGCTTAAAAGTGCCGCCATTGACTACCTTCAATCATGTGACAATGACGCTCACCGCCGGCGCCTGGAAGAATTTCTAGGCACCATTGTCGAAGCAGAAGCACTCAGCAGGGCCAAGTCAGCGCTAGTCACCAGGCGTAAAAATGCTGGACTTCCTACCGGGGTAAGTTTCGCCGCGTGGGACCCAGCCAGGTCTACCATCCCAGTAGAACGCCAAGAACACCTCAAAGCCCTAGACTGGGTGGACCGCCACGACAACCTCGTTTTGTGCGGGCCACAAGGCACTGGCAAATCCATGCTCACCGAAGCACTTGCAGTCGAGCTGATTAAACGCGGCAAGAAGGTCAAGTGGCTCACAATGAAGAACCTCGGCCAGCTCATTAACCGGCACGCTGCGGACTTGGACCCGCATAAAGGCTTTTCGAAACTCGCCAAACTGGACTTAGTCATCCTTGACGACGTGGGATACTTCGACGTTACCGTCGCTGAAGCCAACGGATTCCTCGCGCTTATTGAAGCGACCTACCAGCACACCTCGCTGGCGATTACCTCGAACTCGCATCCGTCACGGTTCGCCGACCTCATGCCGCAGGTACGCCCCACACAGATCAACGCCGCCATCGACCGGCTAATGCACCACGCCATCGTCATCCAAACCGAAGGAGAATCCCAGCGCTACATCGACGCCACAACAAAGCGCTAA
- a CDS encoding DUF418 domain-containing protein has product MSTSSRIVGLDLARSLAIIGMIILHMASLVWSTKVILSGLPAALFAIVAGVTMMLIGKNYSVQTLLRLIARGAIITLIGLALLPVGGQIQVVLVAMGITMMVVSWVPPLNVWWKLALFFVAAIASTVHYAPFTLPQVYPLLAWIAYFIAGMLLFEVYIRPGSFRTVLQWIVTAVSAVIAAVGTYFRFEPDIPSWLRFTGHTGVAGEILLSVAVAAVVLHLCLLIGSAVPKLVYPLAAMGTMSLTVYVLHVLSAYYWQSHISLHNTAWAWAFIGLFLVLATIWRKFLGQGPLEKAVSIAVKLAVPAGKKD; this is encoded by the coding sequence GTGAGTACATCATCGCGCATCGTTGGGCTGGATTTGGCTCGTTCACTTGCCATTATTGGCATGATTATTTTGCACATGGCCTCGTTGGTATGGAGCACCAAGGTCATATTGTCGGGCCTTCCGGCCGCCCTATTTGCCATTGTCGCCGGCGTGACGATGATGCTCATCGGCAAGAACTATTCCGTACAGACGCTGCTGCGCCTGATTGCCCGTGGCGCCATCATTACGCTTATCGGACTGGCGCTGCTGCCGGTTGGCGGGCAGATTCAGGTCGTGCTCGTTGCCATGGGTATCACCATGATGGTGGTCTCCTGGGTGCCACCGCTGAACGTGTGGTGGAAGCTGGCCCTCTTCTTCGTCGCCGCCATCGCCTCAACCGTGCACTACGCGCCGTTTACCCTGCCGCAGGTCTATCCGCTGCTGGCATGGATCGCGTATTTCATCGCCGGCATGCTGCTCTTTGAGGTCTACATCCGCCCAGGTAGCTTCCGGACGGTGCTGCAGTGGATTGTTACCGCGGTCAGCGCGGTGATTGCCGCGGTTGGCACCTACTTCCGCTTCGAGCCGGATATTCCCAGCTGGCTGCGCTTTACCGGCCACACCGGTGTCGCGGGCGAAATCCTGCTCTCCGTTGCAGTGGCAGCCGTGGTGCTGCACCTGTGTCTGCTCATCGGCAGCGCAGTACCCAAGCTCGTCTACCCCTTGGCCGCAATGGGCACGATGTCCCTGACCGTCTATGTCTTGCACGTGCTTTCCGCTTATTACTGGCAAAGCCACATCTCACTGCACAACACCGCGTGGGCGTGGGCATTTATTGGCCTATTCCTCGTGCTTGCCACCATCTGGCGGAAATTCCTGGGCCAAGGCCCGCTTGAAAAGGCCGTCTCCATCGCCGTTAAACTCGCCGTTCCTGCTGGAAAGAAGGACTAA
- a CDS encoding trypsin-like serine protease, with amino-acid sequence MSRKFATALTTAGIIGMLAAPASALEHGEPAPDNAESQTVAALKMGRIGNFGDCTGTLVDKQWVLXARHCLQSVNNEGTQARLGGKVYDADSWALSPLSDAGLLHLTEPVTDIKPAKISTDIPETGDLGTLYGWSSSSSMARKGQLPMAEMKVSEILGGGPSDDSAQKPGADKEAPEGYESVPAEEAMPGVKMPGSGSGSDKPKVVSPGATKPGAEQPQIVKPDGNGGEVMQPSQGGMAPMISSPILDVHSTGNAGMQGGDSGGPFFVGGKLAGLATAGTSNADPDLPSPSAAITTLAGAKDWVDGVISGKDKDAILTAETTPTPQATPQTSGDRPWIYFTVAAIGLIGAAAVARTFASGAGNGVARTSRR; translated from the coding sequence ATGTCGCGTAAATTTGCTACCGCCTTGACCACCGCTGGCATCATCGGGATGCTGGCGGCCCCCGCCAGCGCCCTTGAGCACGGCGAACCCGCCCCCGATAACGCCGAGTCCCAGACCGTCGCTGCGCTCAAGATGGGCCGCATAGGCAACTTCGGCGACTGCACCGGCACGCTGGTGGATAAGCAGTGGGTGCTTMCCGCCCGCCACTGCCTGCAGTCTGTCAATAACGAAGGCACCCAGGCCCGCCTGGGAGGCAAGGTCTATGACGCGGATTCGTGGGCGCTATCCCCGCTTTCCGATGCCGGACTCCTCCACCTCACCGAGCCCGTCACCGATATCAAACCAGCCAAGATCTCCACCGATATTCCAGAGACCGGCGACCTTGGCACCCTGTATGGCTGGAGCAGCAGCTCCTCCATGGCGCGCAAGGGCCAGCTGCCGATGGCAGAGATGAAGGTCTCCGAAATCCTGGGCGGCGGGCCAAGCGATGACTCCGCACAGAAGCCAGGCGCCGACAAGGAAGCCCCAGAAGGCTACGAGTCCGTGCCCGCTGAGGAAGCCATGCCGGGCGTCAAGATGCCAGGATCTGGTTCGGGATCGGATAAGCCCAAGGTGGTCTCGCCAGGTGCCACCAAGCCGGGCGCCGAGCAGCCGCAGATTGTCAAGCCTGACGGCAATGGTGGGGAAGTAATGCAGCCTAGCCAAGGCGGCATGGCCCCGATGATCAGCAGCCCAATCCTCGATGTCCACTCCACCGGTAATGCCGGCATGCAGGGTGGCGATTCTGGCGGACCGTTCTTCGTGGGCGGAAAGCTTGCGGGCCTTGCTACCGCGGGTACCTCCAATGCGGACCCGGATCTGCCCTCCCCAAGCGCGGCTATCACCACGCTCGCAGGCGCCAAGGACTGGGTAGACGGCGTAATCAGCGGCAAGGATAAGGACGCCATCTTGACCGCGGAGACCACGCCTACTCCGCAGGCAACGCCACAGACCAGCGGCGACCGCCCGTGGATCTACTTCACGGTAGCGGCCATTGGCCTTATCGGTGCCGCGGCGGTCGCGCGCACCTTCGCTAGCGGTGCTGGCAACGGTGTCGCCCGCACGTCGCGCCGCTAA
- a CDS encoding prephenate dehydrogenase, translating into MSSQDVQRPICIIGLGLIGGSLLRDLAGYNHDVFGYNHSTSAARTAVKQGFDVNDDLPAVLNRAEVEEALIVIAVPMTAVGSVLDAIQEHAPSCGITDVVSVKTPVRQQVCDRGMEDRYVGGHPMAGTSKSGXDHSQAGLFRRAAWGITYDYAAEYEARGEKVPKKWIETFTDVVRMTQMVHAEAVPIRVANHDAAVARISHLPHIFAETLATVGDNGGIXAQSLAAGSFKDATRVASTRPDLVRQMCETNAPALVEALDEALELLHDAREKLAAPKPSIAELADAGYRARTRIEARSGARKESVSPVKISSRPVLRLHPGGPKWVAQLRQTESLGGRIEIF; encoded by the coding sequence GTGAGTTCTCAAGATGTTCAACGCCCCATCTGCATTATCGGCCTCGGCCTCATCGGTGGTTCCTTGCTACGCGATCTCGCGGGCTATAACCACGACGTATTTGGATACAACCACTCGACGTCCGCCGCCCGCACCGCAGTCAAACAGGGTTTTGACGTCAATGATGATTTGCCGGCGGTGCTTAACCGCGCCGAGGTTGAAGAGGCGCTCATTGTGATCGCCGTTCCCATGACCGCGGTGGGCAGCGTCTTGGATGCCATTCAGGAACACGCCCCTAGCTGCGGCATTACGGACGTGGTCTCTGTGAAGACCCCCGTGCGTCAGCAGGTCTGTGACCGCGGCATGGAGGATCGCTACGTGGGCGGGCACCCCATGGCGGGTACCTCGAAATCGGGGKGGGATCACTCCCAGGCGGGGCTTTTCCGCCGCGCCGCGTGGGGCATTACCTACGATTACGCCGCCGAGTATGAGGCGCGCGGGGAAAAGGTTCCTAAGAAATGGATTGAGACTTTTACGGACGTCGTGCGCATGACCCAGATGGTGCATGCAGAGGCCGTGCCCATCCGCGTGGCCAACCACGATGCGGCGGTCGCCCGCATTTCCCACCTGCCGCATATCTTTGCGGAGACCCTGGCCACGGTGGGCGATAATGGCGGCATTTTKGCGCAGTCCTTGGCCGCCGGTTCCTTCAAGGATGCGACCCGGGTGGCAAGCACCCGCCCGGATCTCGTGCGGCAGATGTGCGAGACCAATGCCCCGGCCTTGGTGGAGGCCTTGGATGAGGCGCTGGAGCTGCTTCACGATGCCCGGGAGAAGCTCGCCGCCCCCAAGCCTTCCATCGCTGAGCTTGCCGATGCCGGCTACCGCGCCCGCACCCGCATCGAAGCTAGGTCGGGCGCGCGCAAGGAATCGGTCTCCCCGGTCAAGATTTCCTCCCGCCCGGTGCTGCGCCTGCACCCCGGCGGCCCGAAGTGGGTGGCGCAGCTGCGCCAGACCGAATCCTTGGGCGGGCGCATCGAGATTTTTTAG
- a CDS encoding tRNA adenosine deaminase-associated protein, with protein MSNENYSFAVTVARNEGQWVVRSFDDDFEDPQTSITAVRALRAEGAAFALLCVEDAYFIAVRPVPGGVKLLISDATYGVDDDFAADFMELNDYEIPDVDPEEAEPYGEGDFDIFADLGLSEDQVGYIIDDEDDWPSDMLLRIAGDLGFGDELEDVIDNA; from the coding sequence ATGAGCAACGAAAATTACTCTTTCGCGGTTACCGTCGCCCGCAACGAGGGACAATGGGTCGTGCGCAGCTTCGATGATGACTTTGAGGACCCGCAAACCTCCATCACCGCGGTGCGCGCCCTGCGCGCTGAAGGCGCAGCTTTCGCCCTTCTCTGCGTCGAGGACGCCTACTTCATTGCCGTGCGGCCCGTGCCCGGCGGGGTGAAATTGCTAATTTCGGATGCCACCTACGGCGTTGACGATGACTTTGCCGCGGACTTCATGGAGCTCAATGACTATGAGATTCCAGACGTGGACCCGGAAGAGGCCGAGCCCTACGGCGAGGGCGACTTCGATATCTTCGCTGACCTGGGCCTATCCGAGGATCAGGTGGGCTACATCATCGATGATGAGGACGATTGGCCCTCCGATATGCTCCTGCGCATTGCCGGCGACCTGGGCTTTGGGGATGAGCTAGAAGACGTCATTGATAACGCCTAG
- a CDS encoding nucleoside deaminase has product MQRAQERMQRALAVARQTPAGDVPVGAVLYDATGRELATGVNRREQLRDPTAHAEVEAIRQAVRVHGDGWRLTGCELVVTLEPCAMCAGALQAARISSLVFGAFEPKTGACGSLIDVLRAPTAPFTPQVRGGVLEEDCVALLEKFFTTLREKWV; this is encoded by the coding sequence CTGCAGCGCGCGCAGGAACGCATGCAGCGCGCCCTCGCGGTGGCGCGCCAGACCCCCGCCGGCGACGTGCCGGTTGGGGCGGTGCTTTATGATGCCACCGGCCGCGAGCTCGCTACCGGCGTCAACCGTCGCGAGCAATTGCGCGATCCCACCGCCCACGCCGAGGTCGAGGCCATCCGCCAGGCGGTGCGCGTCCACGGCGATGGCTGGCGCCTGACCGGCTGCGAGCTCGTGGTCACCTTGGAGCCCTGCGCCATGTGCGCCGGCGCCCTGCAAGCCGCGCGGATAAGTTCGCTGGTATTTGGCGCGTTTGAGCCAAAGACGGGTGCGTGCGGCTCGCTTATCGATGTCCTGCGTGCCCCCACCGCCCCCTTTACCCCACAGGTCCGCGGCGGCGTGCTTGAAGAGGACTGTGTGGCGTTGCTAGAAAAATTCTTCACCACACTGCGCGAAAAGTGGGTATAG
- a CDS encoding CsbD family protein, translated as MGDLENKKDDLAGKAKEAVGEATGNEDVANEGKADQVASEAKDKLSDAADSIKDKANDIIGGLKKD; from the coding sequence ATGGGCGATTTGGAAAACAAGAAGGACGACCTCGCAGGCAAGGCAAAGGAAGCTGTTGGTGAGGCAACCGGTAACGAAGACGTAGCCAACGAGGGCAAGGCCGACCAGGTCGCTTCCGAGGCTAAGGACAAGCTGTCCGACGCTGCTGACAGCATCAAGGACAAGGCCAACGACATCATCGGTGGCCTGAAGAAGGACTAA
- a CDS encoding HtaA domain-containing protein: MIGKLWKSAFGIIVAAFLVAAFAPLLSSAPVAHADESCTWKWGIKQSFRSYVKGNIAHGGWGANGIGFTGDERGEGAFVFTAGKPDASGGNITIPFNGTLNFTGHDGILDMTMSDFKVKASGKQAQISVDYVSYEMNRQDLSRGKKIQGNDEVIATINLANPVNDGAGKVDLSGSTTLTSGGAKLFTGFYQPGEALDPSSGSIALDGSCSGSGSGSGSGSGEKRPLTSITGSFTGFNKEAMDILSETNDTMNGITTFMGNTQAFLDELESFNNRGGSNSNSDGSASGTSNSAGGNSASTNSAAGNSSPSNSGSGGGGGASGAGKAAGTGPAHSESANSGAPGSGNSGAGAPGGGDAVCEATGVTQATAQWGLKKSFQSYITGSIAQGRWDLSGVGYDNGRFQFTGNSGAVKDGAGSVQYGGSMQFTGHHGKLDLNISNLEITFNGNSGELIADVRSSNMEGKKKDFGHAVIGTLSFTSLDVGTDAVSGEAEVSLSETGSQALAEFYEPGTQLDPLSFHATLGGSADCGAVSGGGGASSGSGSGGAGAGGNGKGGSASKGGAHAAAGDPAHAGDSSQGYEDGSNKFKVKSATSPSGNMDNPTTYLLLFIVGLIIAGGSTSRLVMNNS, translated from the coding sequence ATGATTGGAAAACTGTGGAAGTCGGCGTTCGGCATCATCGTCGCGGCTTTCCTCGTCGCAGCATTCGCCCCACTTTTGTCTTCTGCCCCGGTTGCCCACGCAGATGAATCCTGCACATGGAAATGGGGCATCAAGCAGTCATTCCGCAGCTACGTCAAAGGCAATATCGCCCACGGTGGTTGGGGGGCCAACGGCATTGGCTTCACGGGCGATGAACGGGGCGAAGGCGCGTTTGTCTTTACTGCAGGAAAGCCCGATGCATCCGGTGGAAACATCACGATTCCGTTCAATGGAACGCTGAATTTTACTGGCCACGATGGGATCTTGGATATGACTATGTCTGACTTCAAGGTCAAGGCCTCTGGTAAGCAGGCGCAGATTTCCGTGGACTACGTCTCCTATGAGATGAACCGCCAAGACCTCAGCCGCGGTAAAAAGATCCAAGGCAATGATGAGGTAATCGCCACCATTAATCTGGCCAACCCCGTCAACGATGGTGCCGGGAAGGTTGATTTGTCTGGATCTACCACTCTGACTTCCGGCGGGGCCAAGCTTTTCACCGGCTTCTACCAGCCAGGTGAAGCCTTAGATCCGTCCTCCGGCAGCATTGCTCTCGACGGATCATGCTCTGGATCCGGATCTGGCTCCGGTTCCGGTTCGGGTGAGAAGCGTCCATTGACGTCCATTACAGGTTCCTTCACGGGCTTTAACAAGGAAGCCATGGACATCCTGTCTGAAACCAATGACACGATGAACGGGATTACTACGTTCATGGGCAATACCCAGGCGTTTCTGGATGAGTTGGAGTCTTTCAACAACCGGGGTGGATCAAACTCGAATTCGGATGGTTCTGCTTCGGGTACGTCGAACTCCGCTGGAGGAAACTCGGCTTCTACTAACTCTGCAGCGGGAAATTCATCACCGAGCAACTCTGGTTCGGGCGGAGGCGGCGGCGCCTCAGGAGCTGGCAAAGCAGCGGGAACTGGTCCTGCGCACTCCGAATCTGCGAACTCCGGCGCCCCGGGCTCAGGTAATTCGGGCGCGGGAGCACCTGGCGGGGGCGATGCCGTCTGTGAGGCTACTGGGGTTACGCAAGCCACCGCTCAGTGGGGCTTAAAGAAATCCTTCCAATCCTATATCACCGGATCCATTGCCCAAGGCCGGTGGGATCTCTCTGGTGTTGGCTATGACAATGGCCGTTTCCAATTCACTGGTAACTCTGGTGCCGTAAAAGATGGCGCGGGCTCCGTGCAGTATGGCGGGAGCATGCAGTTCACCGGGCACCACGGCAAGTTGGACCTCAACATCTCCAACCTGGAAATCACCTTCAACGGCAATTCCGGCGAGCTTATCGCTGACGTGCGATCTTCCAATATGGAAGGAAAGAAGAAAGACTTTGGGCACGCTGTTATTGGCACCTTGAGCTTTACTTCTCTCGACGTCGGCACGGACGCCGTGTCCGGTGAAGCTGAGGTATCGCTTTCTGAAACCGGCTCCCAAGCCCTCGCTGAGTTCTATGAACCGGGCACCCAGCTGGATCCATTGAGCTTCCACGCCACCTTGGGCGGAAGCGCTGATTGCGGCGCCGTATCCGGTGGCGGCGGAGCAAGCTCCGGTTCTGGATCTGGTGGCGCCGGCGCGGGCGGAAACGGAAAGGGCGGCTCTGCTTCCAAGGGCGGAGCTCATGCCGCAGCCGGGGACCCAGCGCATGCTGGTGATTCCTCGCAGGGATACGAGGACGGCTCGAACAAGTTCAAGGTCAAGTCCGCGACTTCTCCCAGCGGAAACATGGATAACCCGACTACCTATCTCCTGCTATTCATCGTCGGATTGATCATTGCCGGCGGTTCCACCAGCCGCCTTGTCATGAACAACTCTTAG